The Coffea arabica cultivar ET-39 chromosome 10e, Coffea Arabica ET-39 HiFi, whole genome shotgun sequence region CGACATTTATGCCAAAAAGTGCAAGTTTGCTTCAACGTGAGTACAAGCGCTTTTTATGGTTTTGAGTAATTTACAATGGTAGaccagtgttttttttttttcttttcttctggtCAGACCAAATTGTGTTGGAGGAAAAGTATATTCCTAATTGTGTTTCAAAATTGGAGCAGATGCATGATGGAAGCATCGAGAATGGTCATGCTCCTTCAAGGCTTGGAAATATCACGGCAGAGCTAGAGGAGACAAAGCAAAGTCTCCAAAAGGCACAAGCAGAAAGCTTGGTCATGGCTACTTGCCTCTCTTCTTTACAAGAAGAACTTCAGCGGACAAAAAGAGAGCTCCAACACCTAAAAGAAAGAGAATCCCAGAAGAGGGCCATCGAGCTTGAGATTGAAGATCTCAAGTTCGTTGAGGATATAAAAGATGAAGAAGAGTTTCAAGTCAAGATCACAGAAACTATGATCCACCAACAACAAAACGtggagtttcaaaagaaaagatatGTAAAATTCGCAGATCCACCATCTTTAGCCCAAGTTGTACCACCAGCTGATGCTCTACTACAGAGGCACCCTTCTCTGAGGAAGAGTAAAAAGAAGCCTTTGCTCCCGCTGATCAAGGGCATCTTTAGGAAGATAGGCAGCTCTGGAGTTGGACCGGCAGGAGCTTGATCATGAAAAACACACATGCCATTCGATCGGAAGAGATCAAGGACTCATTTCCTACCATAAGAACATTATCTTAAAGTTTTTTGACACCAAAACGAAGACAATAGTGTAATTAATTTATGTATTCCCagataaaatctcaaataagGTATAAGAACAGTGGAAGTTATTGTAATTTTGTCTATTGATTATGATGCTATAGTGCCGGATAATGGATTTTCTTCCCTGGTGGGGAATTAAAATTGAATTATGTGTTTCCCTTTTGTAATTCTATCGAAAACTTGAGCAAGATTTTGACGGTAATCTCTCCTTGAATCTGTGAGAATTAGGATATGTTTCGAGATGCGTGGTTGAATCATGCAAGACCAAGTGAACCTTTTTCCCCTTGTTTCCCCTGATCATATCATGTTACTAACTTACCATGTTAGTTTTACTTTCAAGTTGCTTCGCTTAGGCACGGGCTATAAAGTGGATATGGTACTACCAGACGCTCTTTGAGGACAAAACCATCTTCTAATG contains the following coding sequences:
- the LOC113710901 gene encoding WEB family protein At1g75720, which gives rise to MSRMNQGGADEEGVIMMRKAEIDTSAPFRSVQEAVLLFGERILAGEVYANKLKEMHDGSIENGHAPSRLGNITAELEETKQSLQKAQAESLVMATCLSSLQEELQRTKRELQHLKERESQKRAIELEIEDLKFVEDIKDEEEFQVKITETMIHQQQNVEFQKKRYVKFADPPSLAQVVPPADALLQRHPSLRKSKKKPLLPLIKGIFRKIGSSGVGPAGA